A single Brevundimonas sp. M20 DNA region contains:
- the phbB gene encoding acetoacetyl-CoA reductase, with translation MARVALVTGGTRGIGKAIVQRLKEDGLLVAAGYSGNTEAAEATARELGVMVVKGNVGSYDDCARAVADVEAELGPIDVLVNNAGITRDGFFHKMSADQWSDVIRVNMDSVFNMTRQVINGMRDRGHGRIINISSINGQKGQIGQTNYSAAKAGMIGFTKALALENARKGVTVNCIAPGYIDTEMVGAMDEKVLAGIVAQIPVGRLGKGEEIADMVSWLAGERAGYVTGCTLSLNGGQYLVG, from the coding sequence ATGGCTCGCGTCGCACTGGTGACGGGTGGAACCCGCGGTATCGGCAAGGCGATCGTTCAGCGCCTGAAGGAAGACGGATTGCTGGTCGCGGCCGGCTATTCCGGCAATACCGAAGCCGCCGAGGCGACTGCCCGCGAGCTGGGCGTGATGGTGGTGAAGGGGAACGTCGGCTCCTATGACGACTGCGCCCGCGCCGTCGCCGATGTCGAGGCTGAACTGGGGCCCATCGATGTGCTGGTGAACAACGCCGGCATCACCCGCGACGGCTTCTTCCACAAGATGAGCGCCGACCAGTGGTCGGACGTCATCCGCGTGAACATGGACAGCGTCTTCAACATGACGCGTCAGGTGATCAACGGCATGCGCGACCGCGGCCACGGCCGGATCATCAACATCTCCTCGATCAACGGGCAGAAGGGCCAGATCGGCCAGACCAACTATTCGGCCGCCAAGGCGGGCATGATCGGCTTCACCAAGGCGCTGGCGCTGGAGAACGCACGCAAGGGCGTGACGGTGAACTGCATCGCCCCCGGCTACATCGACACCGAGATGGTCGGCGCCATGGACGAGAAGGTGCTGGCCGGAATCGTGGCCCAGATCCCGGTAGGAAGGCTCGGAAAAGGCGAGGAAATCGCCGACATGGTCTCCTGGCTGGCCGGCGAGCGTGCCGGATATGTCACAGGCTGCACCCTGTCGTTGAACGGCGGTCAGTATCTGGTCGGCTGA
- a CDS encoding peroxiredoxin — MTVQIGDRIPSANLTRATDDGPKPVSTDDIFAGKTVALFAVPGAFTPTCSARHLPGFKDNREALAEKGVDTIACVSVNDAFVMGAWADSQGIGKDDILMLADGNGDFTRQIGLSLDAKGFGMGERSQRYSMLVKDGVVEQLNIEQGGEFKVSSAEHLLAQL; from the coding sequence ATGACCGTTCAGATCGGTGACCGCATCCCCTCGGCCAACCTGACCCGCGCCACCGACGACGGCCCCAAGCCGGTTTCGACGGACGACATCTTCGCCGGCAAGACCGTGGCCCTGTTCGCCGTGCCCGGCGCCTTCACCCCGACCTGCTCGGCCCGCCACCTGCCGGGCTTCAAGGACAATCGCGAAGCTCTGGCTGAGAAGGGCGTGGACACCATCGCCTGCGTCTCCGTGAACGACGCCTTCGTCATGGGCGCCTGGGCTGACAGCCAGGGCATCGGCAAGGACGACATCCTGATGCTGGCCGACGGCAACGGCGACTTCACCCGCCAGATCGGCCTCTCGCTCGACGCGAAGGGCTTCGGCATGGGCGAGCGCTCGCAGCGCTATTCGATGCTGGTCAAGGACGGCGTCGTCGAGCAGCTGAACATCGAGCAGGGCGGCGAGTTCAAGGTCTCGTCGGCCGAGCACCTGCTGGCGCAGCTCTAA
- a CDS encoding DUF72 domain-containing protein — translation MTGTIRVGIGGWTFEPWRGTFYPDKLSQKKELEYASGKLTSIEINGTYYSGFKIDTWMKWRDETPDDFVFAVKASRFCTNRKVLSEGNESLERFLDQGLTALGDKLGPINWQFMATKKFDPVDFEGFLKLLPKEKDGVRLRHALEVRSPTFDVPQFHDLAAKYGCAIVYAEDDEAPEWPRIDQPTADFTYARMMSSKPDEPTGMTSAELDGIAKQTQDWAKRGDVFAYFIAGAKVRNPAAAMALIEKLKA, via the coding sequence ATGACCGGAACCATTCGCGTCGGCATCGGCGGCTGGACCTTCGAGCCCTGGCGCGGGACCTTCTATCCGGACAAGCTGAGCCAGAAGAAGGAACTTGAGTACGCCTCCGGCAAGCTGACCTCGATCGAGATCAACGGGACCTACTATTCCGGCTTCAAGATCGACACCTGGATGAAGTGGCGCGACGAGACGCCGGATGACTTCGTCTTCGCGGTGAAGGCCAGCCGGTTCTGCACCAACCGCAAGGTGCTGTCGGAGGGCAATGAGAGCCTTGAGCGGTTCCTCGATCAGGGACTGACGGCGCTGGGCGACAAGCTGGGGCCGATCAACTGGCAGTTCATGGCGACCAAGAAGTTCGATCCGGTCGACTTCGAGGGCTTCCTGAAGCTGTTGCCGAAGGAGAAGGACGGGGTCCGCCTGCGCCACGCGCTGGAGGTCCGCAGCCCGACCTTTGATGTTCCGCAGTTCCATGATCTGGCCGCGAAATACGGCTGCGCCATCGTCTATGCCGAGGACGACGAGGCGCCGGAGTGGCCGAGGATCGACCAGCCGACCGCCGACTTTACCTATGCCCGGATGATGTCGAGCAAGCCGGACGAGCCGACCGGCATGACTTCCGCCGAGTTGGACGGCATCGCGAAACAGACGCAGGACTGGGCCAAGCGCGGCGATGTGTTCGCCTACTTCATCGCCGGGGCGAAGGTGCGCAATCCGGCGGCGGCGATGGCCCTGATCGAAAAGCTGAAAGCGTAA
- a CDS encoding ATP-binding protein: MANASAAITPMTDPWVVAIHQRRKALLQRLGMAAASALVFSPLIGWELSVLWVIGYFVIQGVDLWTFSPVLAGRAQKLTGLRALLGDVMLVLNASYFGSLSVPLWLVGGPMGGISAAMLLSAGAIYSMINAPRSMRVLLLTVTPQFLYLTSIPFYMALFGGSTGFVSAAAIAVGVFITYCLSTWKRMNDARTAESAARIEAEQKRVDAVRIMEGRSAFLATVGHDLRTPISAILTGAAELERGAADGAARSQARLINDAGAMMKALLDDLLDHAKLEAGHMTVDAVDFDLRELLNQTVRLWRAPVRAKGVKFRVEGAATIPAAVRGDPMRLRQVLNNLISNAVKFTSTGAITVRLQSWLDEPVGHAILIEISDTGPGMNAAQVARLFTPFDQTQDGVSARHGGTGLGLSISKQLADLMGGRLTARSRPGEGAHFTLALRLQPGEMTQAVTPGLDQESRDAVARVLSDRAAGAGPVALTPAPRPAPTPAPVMEAAGPAPAVVEDAVEDEDEGRPMRVLVVDDHDINRRAIQLILQPLGCDIATAADGMAALKICEQTAFDLIFMDVRMPELDGRETTRRIRAGSGPNAHVPVIAVTADTAPEDIAACTAAGMTYFVPKPITPPMLLGAITHVMTMAEDQTGVEDMETAVA; encoded by the coding sequence ATGGCGAACGCCAGTGCCGCCATCACGCCGATGACCGATCCGTGGGTCGTCGCCATTCACCAGCGCCGCAAGGCGCTGCTGCAGCGGCTCGGCATGGCCGCGGCCAGCGCCCTGGTCTTCAGCCCCCTGATCGGCTGGGAGCTGAGCGTCCTGTGGGTGATAGGCTATTTCGTGATCCAGGGCGTCGACCTGTGGACCTTTTCCCCCGTTCTGGCCGGTCGCGCGCAGAAGCTGACGGGGCTTCGCGCCCTGCTGGGCGACGTCATGCTGGTCCTGAACGCAAGCTATTTCGGCAGTCTTTCAGTTCCGCTGTGGCTGGTCGGCGGTCCGATGGGCGGCATCAGCGCGGCCATGCTGCTGTCGGCCGGCGCCATCTATTCGATGATCAATGCGCCGCGCTCGATGCGGGTGCTGCTCCTGACCGTCACGCCACAGTTCCTCTATCTGACCTCCATCCCCTTCTACATGGCCCTGTTCGGGGGCTCGACGGGCTTTGTTTCGGCCGCGGCGATCGCGGTAGGCGTCTTCATCACCTACTGCCTGTCGACCTGGAAGCGCATGAACGACGCCCGCACGGCCGAGAGCGCCGCCCGGATCGAAGCCGAACAGAAGCGGGTCGACGCCGTTCGCATCATGGAGGGCCGCAGCGCCTTCCTGGCCACGGTCGGCCATGACCTGCGCACCCCGATCAGCGCCATCCTGACCGGCGCGGCCGAGCTGGAGCGCGGCGCCGCCGACGGCGCCGCCCGCAGTCAGGCCCGACTGATCAACGACGCGGGCGCGATGATGAAGGCCCTGCTGGACGATCTGCTGGACCACGCCAAGCTCGAAGCCGGGCATATGACGGTGGACGCCGTGGACTTCGACCTGCGCGAACTGCTGAACCAGACCGTTCGCCTGTGGCGCGCCCCCGTGCGCGCCAAGGGCGTGAAGTTCCGCGTCGAAGGCGCGGCGACCATTCCGGCCGCGGTGCGCGGCGACCCGATGCGCCTACGCCAGGTTCTCAACAATCTGATCTCCAACGCCGTGAAGTTCACCTCGACCGGCGCCATCACGGTGCGGCTGCAAAGCTGGCTGGACGAGCCGGTCGGCCACGCCATCCTGATCGAAATATCTGACACCGGCCCGGGCATGAACGCCGCCCAGGTAGCGCGCCTGTTCACGCCGTTCGACCAGACCCAGGACGGCGTCAGCGCCCGTCACGGCGGCACGGGTCTGGGGCTGTCGATCAGCAAGCAACTGGCCGACCTGATGGGCGGCCGCCTGACCGCGCGCAGCCGTCCCGGCGAAGGCGCCCACTTCACCCTGGCCCTGCGCCTGCAACCCGGCGAGATGACCCAGGCCGTCACGCCCGGACTGGATCAGGAAAGCCGCGACGCCGTCGCCCGCGTTCTGTCTGATCGGGCTGCCGGCGCGGGGCCTGTCGCACTGACGCCCGCGCCCCGGCCTGCCCCGACGCCTGCCCCGGTGATGGAAGCCGCAGGGCCCGCGCCCGCCGTCGTCGAGGACGCCGTCGAAGACGAGGACGAGGGCCGCCCGATGCGGGTGCTGGTGGTCGATGACCACGACATCAACCGCCGCGCCATCCAGTTGATCCTGCAGCCGCTGGGCTGTGACATCGCCACCGCCGCGGACGGCATGGCGGCGCTGAAGATTTGCGAGCAGACCGCCTTCGATCTGATCTTCATGGACGTGCGGATGCCCGAACTGGACGGTCGCGAGACGACCCGACGCATTCGCGCCGGGAGCGGCCCGAACGCTCATGTCCCCGTTATCGCCGTCACCGCCGACACGGCGCCGGAAGACATCGCCGCCTGCACCGCGGCGGGCATGACCTATTTCGTGCCCAAGCCGATCACCCCGCCGATGCTGCTGGGCGCCATCACCCATGTGATGACCATGGCCGAGGATCAGACGGGCGTGGAAGACATGGAGACGGCGGTCGCCTGA
- a CDS encoding class I SAM-dependent methyltransferase: MRCSIEDLRLFYGEPAGRLARRLLARRLEDAWGEAPNADVLGIGYATPWLDAFVGARRTVAAMPGGQGVELWPQAGKNRTVLVDDRRLPFAAGSFDRILMVHALEEADDAQALMLEAVRALAPTGRIILVAAARGGLWARAENTPFGHGRPFTRRQLERLVREAGLEPTAWSQTLYVPPWGPLLPMADGLEQIGKHLMPGAAGLILLEATRQAYARARPGGAVATAQVLTPALQPQPASRARRDLVERAKHP; this comes from the coding sequence ATGCGGTGCAGCATCGAGGATCTGAGACTCTTCTACGGCGAGCCTGCCGGACGGCTGGCGCGTCGTCTGCTGGCGCGACGGCTTGAGGACGCCTGGGGCGAGGCGCCGAACGCGGATGTTCTGGGCATCGGCTATGCGACCCCGTGGCTGGACGCCTTCGTCGGCGCGCGCCGGACGGTGGCGGCCATGCCCGGCGGACAGGGCGTCGAGCTATGGCCGCAGGCGGGCAAGAACCGCACGGTGCTGGTGGACGACCGCCGCCTGCCCTTCGCCGCCGGCTCCTTTGACCGCATCCTTATGGTGCATGCGCTGGAAGAAGCGGATGACGCCCAGGCCCTGATGCTGGAGGCCGTGCGGGCGCTGGCGCCGACCGGGCGGATCATTCTGGTGGCGGCGGCGCGAGGCGGACTGTGGGCGCGCGCCGAGAACACGCCCTTCGGCCATGGCAGACCCTTCACCCGTCGCCAGCTGGAGCGGCTGGTGCGCGAGGCCGGACTGGAGCCGACCGCCTGGTCCCAGACCCTGTATGTGCCGCCGTGGGGGCCGCTGCTGCCGATGGCCGACGGGCTGGAACAGATCGGCAAGCATCTGATGCCCGGCGCGGCCGGTTTGATCCTGCTGGAAGCGACGCGGCAAGCCTACGCCCGCGCCCGTCCGGGCGGAGCGGTGGCGACGGCGCAGGTACTGACGCCCGCCTTGCAGCCTCAACCGGCCTCGCGCGCCCGTCGTGATCTGGTCGAACGGGCCAAACACCCCTAA
- a CDS encoding histidine phosphatase family protein encodes MQRLILMRHAEAERASGSGRDRDRDLSARGRADAAAMGRALAAKGVRPDLALVSPASRTQQTWDLVHDAMGDVEVRGDEPLYNGSADTLRRAIEAVEDEAGTLLVLAHNPGVHLLAVEYLVESAASPSILDRMSGGFPPGSAALFTVDVAGRCTFEGYLQPRDLAG; translated from the coding sequence ATGCAAAGACTGATCCTGATGCGCCACGCGGAGGCCGAGCGGGCGAGCGGTTCCGGCCGTGACCGCGACCGCGACCTGTCGGCGCGCGGACGCGCCGACGCCGCCGCCATGGGCCGGGCGCTGGCCGCGAAGGGCGTGCGTCCTGATCTGGCGCTGGTCTCGCCCGCCAGCCGCACGCAGCAGACCTGGGATCTGGTCCATGACGCCATGGGTGATGTCGAGGTGCGGGGCGACGAGCCCCTGTACAACGGCTCCGCCGACACCCTGCGCCGGGCCATCGAGGCGGTGGAGGACGAGGCCGGAACGCTGCTGGTGCTGGCGCACAATCCGGGCGTTCACCTGCTGGCCGTCGAGTATCTGGTCGAGAGCGCCGCCTCGCCGTCGATACTGGATCGGATGAGCGGCGGCTTCCCGCCGGGCTCCGCCGCGCTGTTCACGGTCGATGTGGCCGGACGCTGCACCTTCGAGGGCTACCTCCAGCCGCGGGACCTCGCCGGATGA
- a CDS encoding DUF952 domain-containing protein, which yields MSDIAYKLVDRDEWELARLDGAYAGSAVDLKDGYIHMSSGAQLAETARRHYAGRGDLLLVAVDLTVLGESLKWEASRGGDLFPHLFAPLPVSAAREERSLSVDADGVMHFDDGAIGWA from the coding sequence ATGAGCGACATCGCCTACAAGCTGGTGGACCGCGACGAGTGGGAATTGGCCCGCCTGGATGGCGCCTATGCCGGTTCCGCCGTCGATCTGAAGGACGGCTACATCCACATGTCGAGCGGCGCCCAGTTGGCCGAAACGGCGCGCCGCCACTATGCGGGGCGCGGCGACCTGCTGCTGGTGGCGGTGGACCTGACGGTGCTGGGCGAATCGCTGAAATGGGAAGCGTCACGTGGTGGCGACCTGTTCCCGCATCTGTTCGCCCCCCTGCCCGTGAGCGCGGCGCGCGAGGAGCGCTCCCTTTCGGTCGATGCGGACGGCGTCATGCATTTCGACGATGGAGCCATCGGATGGGCCTGA
- the gloB gene encoding hydroxyacylglutathione hydrolase → MSLEVRLFPCLSDNYGFLVRDGATGMVAAVDTPDADVILAELERSGWGRLDLILNTHWHPDHTQGNAALKAATGCEIVGPEEVRKAAPLDRVIRGGDIVLLGETAFEVSDAPGHTLGHIVYHAPSDSLAFVGDVLFTLGCGRLFEGTPEQMWDSLQTLAAWPDETIIWCAHEYTASNARFALSLDDRPEMQARAAEIFAARERGQPTVPTTLGAEKAFNPFLRATDAADFAIRRAAKDGFAG, encoded by the coding sequence ATGTCTCTCGAAGTTCGCCTCTTCCCCTGCCTGAGCGACAATTACGGCTTTCTGGTCCGCGACGGCGCGACCGGGATGGTCGCCGCTGTCGATACGCCCGACGCCGACGTCATTCTGGCCGAGCTGGAACGCTCCGGCTGGGGGCGGCTGGACCTCATCCTGAACACCCACTGGCACCCGGATCACACCCAGGGCAACGCCGCGCTCAAGGCCGCGACCGGCTGCGAAATCGTCGGTCCGGAAGAGGTGCGCAAGGCCGCCCCGCTGGATCGGGTGATCAGGGGCGGCGACATCGTCTTGCTGGGCGAGACGGCCTTTGAGGTCTCGGACGCGCCGGGCCACACGCTGGGCCACATCGTCTATCACGCGCCTTCGGACAGCCTGGCCTTCGTCGGCGACGTGCTGTTCACCCTGGGCTGCGGCCGCCTGTTCGAAGGCACGCCCGAGCAGATGTGGGACAGCCTCCAGACCCTCGCCGCCTGGCCCGATGAGACCATCATCTGGTGCGCCCACGAATACACGGCCTCCAACGCCCGTTTCGCCCTCAGCCTCGATGATCGGCCTGAAATGCAGGCTCGCGCGGCGGAAATCTTCGCGGCGCGGGAAAGGGGACAGCCGACCGTCCCCACGACCCTCGGCGCCGAAAAGGCCTTCAATCCCTTCCTGCGCGCGACCGACGCGGCGGACTTCGCCATTCGCCGGGCGGCGAAGGACGGGTTCGCCGGCTAG
- a CDS encoding quinone-dependent dihydroorotate dehydrogenase, translating to MGLTDIGAALLRTLDPETAHQLAIKALQVTPLPAPPTDDPVLRARVGRLDLPNPVGLAAGLDKNGEALHGLARLGFGFVECGSVTPLAQPGNPKPRLFRLYEDRAIINRMGFNNAGLDAFAGRLSGRPTTAVIGANLGSNKDTEDKAADYVKGLIRLKGLADYVTVNVSSPNTPGLRALQGRAALDDLLGRLAEARGDDPTPVFLKIAPDLTADEIRMIVEASLDHGLDALIVSNTTLDRPESLRAPDRGEAGGLSGAPLKARARDALRAAADASAGRLPLIAVGGIDSGEEAWARIRAGASAIQIYSALIYEGPGLVSRIKRELAERLRAEGFSTVSEAVGTAR from the coding sequence ATGGGCCTGACCGACATCGGCGCGGCCCTGCTGCGGACCCTCGATCCGGAGACGGCGCACCAACTGGCGATCAAGGCCTTGCAGGTCACCCCCCTGCCCGCTCCGCCTACGGACGATCCGGTTCTGCGCGCGCGCGTGGGCCGACTGGACCTGCCGAACCCGGTGGGGCTTGCCGCTGGTCTGGACAAGAACGGCGAGGCCCTGCACGGCCTCGCCCGGCTGGGTTTCGGCTTCGTGGAGTGTGGCTCTGTCACCCCGCTGGCGCAGCCGGGCAATCCGAAGCCGCGTCTCTTCCGCCTGTATGAAGACCGGGCGATCATCAACCGGATGGGGTTCAACAACGCCGGGCTGGACGCCTTCGCCGGCCGTCTGTCGGGACGTCCGACGACGGCGGTGATCGGGGCCAATCTCGGCTCCAACAAGGACACCGAGGACAAGGCGGCGGACTATGTGAAAGGCCTGATCCGCCTGAAGGGACTGGCCGATTACGTCACCGTCAATGTCTCCTCGCCGAACACCCCGGGCCTGCGGGCCTTGCAGGGCCGCGCGGCGCTGGACGACCTTCTGGGCCGTCTGGCGGAGGCGCGAGGCGACGACCCGACGCCCGTTTTCCTGAAGATCGCGCCGGACCTGACCGCCGACGAGATCCGTATGATCGTCGAGGCCAGTCTGGATCACGGACTGGACGCCCTGATCGTGTCCAACACAACGCTGGACCGCCCGGAGAGCCTGCGCGCGCCGGATCGCGGCGAGGCCGGCGGCCTGTCGGGCGCACCGCTGAAGGCTCGCGCGCGGGATGCCTTGCGCGCCGCCGCCGACGCCTCGGCGGGACGCCTGCCGCTGATCGCGGTCGGGGGCATCGACAGCGGCGAGGAAGCCTGGGCGCGTATCCGGGCGGGCGCGTCTGCGATCCAGATCTATTCGGCGCTGATTTACGAGGGCCCCGGACTGGTTTCCCGCATCAAGCGCGAACTGGCCGAACGGCTGCGCGCCGAAGGGTTCTCCACTGTGTCCGAAGCGGTCGGAACCGCCCGTTGA
- a CDS encoding YqgE/AlgH family protein, whose protein sequence is MDDFQSLVGRLLVAMPGINDDRFEHAVILVCAHGPDHAMGLRLDRPAPGVDLKAVLEKLDTPAPDSASSRKVLVGGPVERERGFVLHTDDWLIEDASMPFGEGLAMTGTREALAAMVDPFEGPRKSVLMLGYAGWGDGQLEDELVENVWLTADADPALIFDTDYDSKWSRAVATLGVDPGQLSGHGGRA, encoded by the coding sequence ATGGACGACTTCCAATCCCTCGTCGGACGGCTGCTGGTGGCCATGCCGGGCATCAATGACGACCGGTTCGAACATGCGGTGATCCTGGTCTGCGCCCACGGCCCGGACCATGCGATGGGCCTGCGGCTGGACCGCCCCGCGCCGGGCGTGGACCTGAAGGCGGTGCTGGAGAAGCTGGACACCCCCGCCCCTGACTCGGCCTCGAGCCGGAAGGTTCTGGTGGGCGGCCCGGTGGAGCGGGAGCGCGGTTTCGTGCTGCACACCGACGACTGGCTGATCGAGGACGCTTCCATGCCCTTCGGTGAAGGACTGGCGATGACCGGCACGCGCGAGGCGCTGGCGGCCATGGTCGATCCCTTCGAAGGGCCGCGGAAGTCGGTGCTGATGCTGGGCTACGCCGGATGGGGCGACGGCCAGTTGGAGGACGAACTGGTCGAGAATGTCTGGTTGACCGCCGACGCCGATCCGGCCCTGATCTTCGACACCGATTATGACAGCAAATGGAGCCGGGCGGTGGCGACGCTGGGCGTCGATCCCGGGCAACTGTCAGGACACGGCGGGCGAGCCTAG
- a CDS encoding DUF4908 domain-containing protein, whose translation MPLQIAMAFAVAVTAMLSALPTVCKAQERGNAQSEQSQSLRARGSGSHSLPPVGRYVSESGEGFTLDRSGQRPLLRFDRRDETWVLRPTVAVRGDVIYRNDAGQQVLRMSPGGGVTVYTSRAPGGSPASLVGPAENLSLPLLGPAQLWQLMARRSAMISEATGRLISINLDGERSEALCVEALIVTTDAVIRMARSPSTRPHLSRLRTIVITEGRRSSVTFAGGVLTVELDPDQGMAGRPSSARVMHALMTAPSRPQ comes from the coding sequence ATGCCGCTTCAGATCGCGATGGCTTTCGCCGTCGCGGTGACCGCCATGCTGTCGGCGCTTCCGACCGTTTGCAAAGCGCAGGAACGCGGCAACGCCCAGTCCGAGCAGAGCCAGTCCCTGAGGGCGCGCGGCAGCGGCAGCCACTCGCTACCGCCCGTCGGCCGTTACGTCTCGGAATCGGGCGAGGGGTTCACCCTTGACCGTTCCGGCCAGCGTCCGCTGCTGCGGTTCGACCGGCGCGACGAGACCTGGGTGCTGCGTCCCACCGTCGCGGTGCGCGGCGACGTCATCTATCGCAACGACGCCGGCCAGCAGGTCCTGCGCATGAGCCCCGGCGGCGGAGTGACGGTCTATACGTCCCGCGCGCCGGGCGGATCGCCCGCCTCGCTCGTCGGACCGGCCGAGAACCTTTCCCTGCCCCTGCTCGGGCCGGCGCAGCTTTGGCAACTTATGGCGCGGCGAAGCGCCATGATCAGCGAGGCCACGGGACGGCTGATCTCGATCAATCTTGATGGGGAACGCTCCGAGGCGCTCTGCGTCGAGGCTCTTATCGTGACCACCGACGCCGTCATCCGCATGGCCCGTTCGCCATCGACCCGGCCCCACCTCAGCCGCCTGCGCACCATCGTGATCACCGAAGGCCGCCGATCAAGCGTCACCTTCGCCGGAGGCGTGCTGACGGTCGAGCTCGACCCGGATCAGGGAATGGCCGGGCGCCCGTCGTCGGCCCGCGTGATGCACGCTCTGATGACCGCGCCTTCCAGGCCGCAATAG
- a CDS encoding very short patch repair endonuclease codes for MTDVFTPEKRSAVMRRVKGKDTSPELAVRRILRTAGIGYRLGGAGLPGRPDIVMKGRRTVVLVHGCFWHGHDCPRGARQPKANANYWVAKIDRNRARDLTNAQALQAAGWRVVTVWECAMKASDFPDRLLTAVRGQATAVSMSSTPV; via the coding sequence GTGACCGACGTCTTCACTCCGGAAAAGCGCAGCGCCGTTATGCGGCGCGTGAAGGGGAAGGACACCTCGCCCGAACTGGCCGTGCGCCGCATTTTGCGCACGGCCGGGATCGGTTACCGGCTGGGCGGCGCGGGACTGCCCGGACGACCGGATATCGTAATGAAGGGGCGGCGCACCGTCGTCCTGGTCCACGGCTGTTTCTGGCACGGCCACGACTGCCCGCGCGGGGCGCGACAACCAAAGGCGAACGCGAACTACTGGGTCGCCAAGATCGACCGCAATCGCGCCCGCGACCTGACCAATGCACAGGCGCTTCAGGCCGCAGGATGGCGCGTGGTCACGGTCTGGGAGTGCGCGATGAAGGCGTCGGACTTTCCCGACCGCCTCCTGACGGCGGTGCGCGGTCAGGCGACCGCCGTCTCCATGTCTTCCACGCCCGTCTGA